A section of the Streptomyces sp. V3I8 genome encodes:
- a CDS encoding pyridoxal phosphate-dependent aminotransferase — MEFRQSSKLSEVCYEIRGPVIEQANALEEAGHSVLRLNTGNPALFGFEAPEEIVQDMIRMLPRAHGYTDSRGILSARRAVAQRYQERGLEVGVDDVFLGNGVSELISMAVQALVEDGDEVLIPAPDFPLWTAVTTLAGGKAVHYLCDEQADWYPDLDDMASKITDRTRAVVIINPNNPTGAVYPKEIIEGILDLARRHGLMVFADEIYDQILYDDAVHHSAAALAPDLVVLTFCGLSKTYRVAGFRSGWLVVTGPRQHAKSYLEGLTMLASMRLCANAPAQYAIQAALGGRQSIHELTSPGGRLHEQRDRAWEKLNEIPGVSCVKPKGALYAFPRIDPAVHKIHDDEKFVLDLLLREKIQVVQGTGFNWPRPDHFRILTLPYADDLDAAISRIGRFLSGYRQ; from the coding sequence ATGGAGTTCCGGCAGTCGAGCAAGCTCAGCGAGGTCTGTTACGAGATCCGGGGCCCGGTCATCGAGCAGGCGAACGCGCTGGAGGAGGCAGGCCACAGCGTGCTGCGCCTCAACACCGGCAACCCCGCGCTCTTCGGTTTCGAGGCACCGGAGGAGATCGTCCAGGACATGATCCGGATGCTCCCCCGGGCACACGGCTACACGGACTCACGGGGCATCCTCTCGGCCCGCCGCGCCGTGGCACAGCGTTACCAGGAGCGGGGCCTCGAAGTCGGCGTGGACGACGTCTTCCTGGGCAACGGCGTGTCCGAGCTCATCTCCATGGCTGTCCAGGCGCTCGTCGAGGACGGCGACGAAGTCCTCATCCCGGCCCCGGACTTCCCGCTCTGGACAGCGGTGACGACGCTCGCGGGCGGCAAGGCCGTGCACTACCTGTGCGACGAACAGGCCGACTGGTACCCGGACCTGGACGACATGGCGTCGAAGATCACGGACCGCACACGGGCCGTCGTCATCATCAACCCCAACAACCCCACCGGCGCGGTCTACCCCAAGGAGATCATCGAGGGCATCCTCGACCTGGCCCGTCGGCACGGCCTGATGGTCTTCGCGGACGAGATCTACGACCAGATCCTGTACGACGACGCCGTGCACCACTCGGCCGCCGCGCTCGCACCCGACCTGGTGGTCCTCACCTTCTGCGGGCTGTCGAAGACGTACCGCGTGGCGGGCTTCCGCTCCGGCTGGCTGGTCGTCACCGGTCCGCGGCAGCACGCGAAGAGCTATCTGGAGGGCCTCACCATGCTGGCCTCCATGCGGCTGTGCGCCAACGCGCCCGCCCAGTACGCGATCCAGGCCGCGCTCGGCGGCCGGCAGTCCATCCACGAACTCACCTCCCCCGGCGGCCGGTTGCACGAGCAGCGCGACCGCGCGTGGGAGAAGCTGAACGAGATCCCCGGCGTCTCCTGCGTGAAACCGAAGGGCGCGCTGTACGCGTTCCCGCGCATCGACCCCGCGGTGCACAAGATCCACGACGACGAGAAGTTCGTGCTCGACCTGCTGCTGCGCGAGAAGATCCAGGTGGTCCAGGGCACCGGTTTCAACTGGCCGCGTCCGGATCACTTCCGCATCCTCACCCTCCCGTACGCCGACGACCTCGACGCGGCGATCAGCCGGATCGGGCGGTTCCTGAGCGGCTACCGGCAGTAG
- a CDS encoding helix-turn-helix domain-containing protein produces the protein MSQGNTGVTSQVVNAHACPVREVLDRVAGKWSVLIIVAAAHGPIRFTELERSIEGISRRMLTLTLRNLERDGLVTRTVHPTVPPKVEYALTPVAHELHASLLGLTDWAERHRVTIAESRAAYDAAHRPE, from the coding sequence ATGTCCCAGGGGAACACCGGTGTTACCTCGCAGGTCGTGAACGCGCACGCGTGCCCCGTCCGCGAGGTTCTTGACAGGGTTGCCGGCAAGTGGAGCGTGCTGATCATCGTGGCCGCCGCCCACGGGCCCATCCGCTTCACGGAGCTGGAGCGCAGCATCGAGGGCATCAGCCGCCGCATGCTCACGCTGACCCTGCGCAACCTGGAGCGCGACGGGCTCGTCACCCGCACCGTCCATCCGACGGTCCCGCCGAAGGTGGAGTACGCGCTCACGCCGGTGGCCCACGAGTTGCACGCGTCGCTGCTCGGGCTGACCGACTGGGCGGAACGGCATCGCGTCACGATCGCCGAGTCACGCGCCGCGTACGACGCCGCCCACCGGCCGGAGTGA
- a CDS encoding MFS transporter, whose amino-acid sequence MSTRIGMPPKEPAQRTRSRWASLAVLCAGALMTVLDGTIVTVAMPAVQNDLGFSSSGLAWIVNAYLIPFGGLLLLAGRLGDLVGRRRMFATGLAVFTAASVLCGVATGQATLIAARALQGVGGAMTSAVVLGMLITLFPEPREQAKGIALFSAVGAAGGALGTFLGGALTQALDWHWIFLINLPIGIAAWIAALRVLAPDPGTGLGRGADCPGAALVTGALMLTVYAIVGAGERPVGATLILAAVSLALFAAFTLRMARAARPLLRLRLFRSRLLVGANGVQVLMIATMFGFQYIGALYLQRVLGYGELRTGLAFLPAPVLIGVLMLGLSARTIGRFGPYRVLLAGLVLIVAGTGLLSRVPADGSYVTDVLPSMLLLAAGFAAAMPAVTGLAMSGTREEDAGLASGLFNTTQVVGGSLGLATLMTLAASRTGGLMDGGESFATATADGYRLAFAVATGIAVAALALAAGVLRPAAASPH is encoded by the coding sequence ATGTCGACCCGGATCGGAATGCCCCCGAAGGAGCCCGCACAGCGAACACGGTCCCGATGGGCGTCCCTCGCCGTGCTGTGCGCGGGCGCGCTGATGACGGTCCTCGACGGCACCATCGTGACGGTGGCGATGCCCGCCGTCCAGAACGACCTCGGCTTCTCGTCCTCGGGGCTCGCCTGGATCGTGAACGCGTACCTGATCCCCTTCGGCGGGCTGCTGCTGCTCGCGGGGCGGCTCGGTGACCTGGTCGGACGCAGGCGGATGTTCGCCACGGGACTCGCCGTGTTCACCGCGGCGTCCGTGCTGTGCGGGGTCGCCACCGGTCAGGCCACGCTGATCGCGGCGCGGGCGCTGCAGGGCGTCGGCGGAGCGATGACCTCGGCGGTCGTGCTGGGCATGCTGATCACGCTCTTCCCCGAACCGCGTGAACAGGCGAAGGGGATCGCACTGTTCAGCGCGGTGGGCGCGGCGGGCGGCGCGCTCGGCACGTTCCTGGGCGGGGCGCTCACCCAGGCGCTCGACTGGCACTGGATCTTCCTCATCAACCTGCCGATAGGGATCGCGGCGTGGATCGCCGCCCTGCGCGTCCTGGCTCCGGACCCCGGGACGGGGCTCGGCAGGGGCGCCGATTGTCCGGGGGCCGCACTGGTCACCGGCGCGCTGATGCTCACGGTCTACGCGATCGTCGGCGCCGGGGAGCGTCCGGTCGGGGCCACGCTGATCCTGGCCGCCGTCTCGCTCGCGCTGTTCGCAGCCTTCACCCTGCGGATGGCGCGGGCCGCCCGGCCACTGCTCCGGCTGCGGCTGTTCCGCTCCCGGCTGCTCGTCGGCGCCAACGGTGTCCAGGTGCTGATGATCGCGACGATGTTCGGCTTCCAGTACATCGGGGCGCTCTACCTGCAACGGGTGCTGGGCTACGGCGAGTTGCGGACGGGGCTGGCCTTCCTGCCGGCGCCCGTGCTGATCGGGGTACTGATGCTGGGCCTGTCGGCCCGCACGATCGGCCGCTTCGGGCCGTACCGGGTACTGCTCGCCGGGCTCGTGCTCATCGTGGCCGGGACGGGGCTGCTGAGCCGGGTGCCGGCCGACGGTTCGTACGTCACCGACGTCCTGCCTTCGATGCTGCTGCTCGCGGCCGGGTTCGCGGCTGCGATGCCCGCGGTGACGGGGCTCGCGATGTCCGGGACACGGGAGGAGGACGCCGGGCTGGCGTCCGGACTGTTCAACACCACGCAGGTGGTGGGGGGTTCGCTGGGACTGGCGACCCTCATGACACTGGCGGCGAGCCGTACGGGCGGGCTCATGGACGGTGGCGAGTCGTTCGCGACGGCGACCGCTGACGGGTACCGGCTGGCGTTCGCCGTGGCGACGGGGATCGCCGTCGCGGCACTGGCGCTGGCGGCGGGGGTGCTGCGGCCGGCCGCCGCTTCCCCTCACTGA
- a CDS encoding chitosanase — MHTPHTSRRTVLTMIGAALVAGPALTPVPASAANRAGAGLDDPAKKEIAMKLVSSAENSSLDWKAQYGYIEDIRDGRGYTAGIIGFCSGTHDMLDLVELYTRRRPGNLLAGYLPALRRVDGTDSHEGLDPGYQDAWRRAAQDQAFKQAQNDERDRVYFDPAVRRGKADGIGTLGQFAYYDAVVMHGNGGDSTSFGSIRDRALGRARPPAQGGDEVTYLNAFLDARVWAMKQEEAHEDTSRVDTAQRVFLRNRNLNLDPPLDWQVYGESFHIG, encoded by the coding sequence GTGCACACCCCCCACACCTCACGCCGAACCGTCCTCACGATGATCGGCGCGGCCCTCGTCGCGGGCCCCGCCCTCACCCCCGTCCCCGCGAGCGCCGCAAACCGCGCGGGCGCGGGTCTCGACGACCCGGCGAAGAAGGAGATCGCCATGAAGCTCGTCTCCAGCGCGGAGAACTCCTCGCTGGACTGGAAGGCGCAGTACGGCTACATCGAGGACATCCGCGACGGCCGCGGCTACACCGCCGGCATCATCGGGTTCTGCTCGGGCACGCACGACATGCTCGACCTCGTCGAGCTGTACACCCGGCGCAGGCCGGGCAATCTGCTGGCCGGATACCTGCCGGCGCTGCGCCGCGTCGACGGCACCGACTCGCACGAGGGCCTGGACCCCGGCTACCAGGACGCCTGGCGCCGGGCGGCCCAGGACCAGGCCTTCAAGCAGGCCCAGAACGACGAACGGGACCGCGTCTACTTCGACCCGGCGGTCCGGCGGGGCAAGGCGGACGGCATCGGCACGCTCGGCCAGTTCGCGTACTACGACGCCGTCGTGATGCACGGCAACGGCGGCGACAGCACGAGTTTCGGCTCCATCCGCGACCGGGCGCTGGGCCGGGCCAGGCCGCCGGCCCAGGGCGGTGACGAGGTGACGTACCTCAATGCGTTCCTCGACGCCCGGGTGTGGGCCATGAAGCAGGAGGAGGCGCACGAGGACACCAGCCGGGTGGACACCGCCCAGCGGGTCTTCCTCAGGAACCGCAACCTGAACCTCGACCCGCCGCTGGACTGGCAGGTCTACGGGGAGAGCTTCCACATCGGGTAG
- a CDS encoding nucleobase:cation symporter-2 family protein: protein MATSGLQHVAAMYAGVVAPPLIVGAAVGLTATELTFLTGACLFTAGLATFLQTLGVWKIGARLPFVNGVTFAGVAPMIAVVNSTDDKRDALPVIFGAVIVAGVLGFLAAPFFSKAVRFFPPVVTGTVITLIGISLMPVAFGWAQGPDPAAHDYGSTTNLGLAGATLLIVLLLRRFTRGFVKQIAVLLGLVAGTLVAIPFGVTDFAPVADAAVVGFPTPFHFGAPQFQLAAIVSLCVVMVVSMTESTADMLALGEIVGRPADERTIAAGLRADTLGSAVSPLFNGFMCSAFAQNIGLVAMTRIRSRYVVATGGGFLVLMGLCPMAASLIAVVPRPVLGGAGVVLFGSVAASGIQTLVKAGLEKDNNVLIVAVSLAVGIIPITAPEFYHAFPETAKIILDSGISTGCVAAVALNLVFNHLGGGRECDEVTAPMEPGEEIAVQHTGGGPRTAPGV, encoded by the coding sequence ATGGCGACCAGCGGTCTGCAGCACGTGGCCGCCATGTACGCGGGTGTGGTCGCCCCGCCCCTGATCGTCGGCGCGGCCGTGGGCCTGACCGCGACCGAACTGACCTTCCTCACCGGCGCCTGCCTGTTCACCGCGGGACTCGCCACCTTCCTGCAGACCCTCGGCGTCTGGAAGATCGGCGCCCGCCTGCCCTTCGTCAACGGCGTCACCTTCGCCGGTGTCGCCCCGATGATCGCGGTCGTCAACTCCACCGACGACAAGCGCGACGCCCTGCCGGTCATCTTCGGCGCCGTCATCGTGGCGGGTGTACTGGGTTTCCTCGCCGCCCCCTTCTTCAGCAAGGCGGTCCGCTTCTTCCCGCCGGTCGTCACCGGCACGGTCATCACCCTCATCGGCATCTCCCTGATGCCGGTCGCCTTCGGCTGGGCCCAGGGCCCCGACCCGGCGGCGCACGACTACGGCTCGACCACCAACCTGGGCCTGGCGGGCGCGACCCTCCTCATCGTCCTGCTGCTGCGCCGCTTCACCCGGGGCTTCGTCAAACAGATCGCCGTCCTGCTCGGTCTGGTCGCCGGCACGCTCGTCGCGATCCCGTTCGGTGTCACCGACTTCGCGCCGGTGGCCGACGCGGCGGTCGTCGGCTTCCCGACACCGTTCCACTTCGGAGCGCCGCAGTTCCAGCTCGCCGCGATCGTCTCGCTGTGCGTGGTGATGGTCGTGTCGATGACCGAGTCGACCGCGGACATGCTGGCGCTGGGCGAGATAGTCGGCCGGCCGGCCGACGAGAGGACCATCGCCGCGGGCCTGCGCGCCGACACCCTCGGCTCGGCCGTCAGCCCGCTCTTCAACGGCTTCATGTGCAGCGCCTTCGCCCAGAACATCGGCCTGGTGGCGATGACCCGCATCCGCAGCCGGTACGTCGTGGCCACGGGCGGCGGCTTCCTCGTCCTGATGGGCCTGTGCCCCATGGCCGCGTCGCTGATCGCCGTGGTGCCGCGCCCCGTGCTCGGCGGGGCGGGCGTGGTGCTGTTCGGGTCGGTGGCCGCGAGCGGTATCCAGACCCTGGTCAAGGCGGGCCTGGAGAAGGACAACAACGTCCTGATCGTGGCGGTCTCGCTGGCCGTCGGCATCATCCCGATCACCGCGCCGGAGTTCTACCACGCGTTCCCGGAGACCGCGAAGATCATCCTGGACTCGGGGATATCGACCGGGTGCGTGGCGGCCGTGGCCCTGAACCTCGTCTTCAACCACCTGGGCGGCGGCCGGGAGTGCGACGAGGTGACGGCGCCGATGGAACCGGGCGAGGAGATCGCCGTGCAGCACACGGGCGGGGGGCCGCGGACGGCACCGGGGGTCTGA